A single region of the uncultured Draconibacterium sp. genome encodes:
- a CDS encoding RagB/SusD family nutrient uptake outer membrane protein: MKRLRLYIVIAGVITLGLLSSCTDSFLNVEPKTQLLDANFYKTQADAEMALVGCYDGYQITVTAFSFYLTSVVASDECLGGGGANDGRGLQLMDRFDKSQSPADVDIFNDGWKLYYAGIYRCNTLLKKLPEVVEWDSGEAATDSIAKNRIEGEARFIRALEYFELVRLFERVPLLTVPTTDYVPQADPADAYKLIVEDLKFAIENIPADAYPKAQSATNDGRATRYAAEALLARVYLFYTGYYGKDDLGVSKQEVLAGLEDVISSNEFSIVEDFKTLWPAASYVPNADDNSLDKSAYAGKGNEEVVFAQKFNSTSDYNGNTDGNRWLVMMGMRGTNFSPYGKGWGACTVNSQFVESYAAGDERITASVIDLVGEGIESSFNMDDQREYTGYTVKKYTPTALPDGTSDTGGAKDFQISQDQDYILIRYADVLLMAAELGSSNALDYFNQVHTRAGLEAVSSVSESDIMNERKFEFAFEGLRYWDLLRTGVDNAADAIAAASQTVVSGGVEEQVTYDVSKFMATKGFMQIPNTQITLSNGTLTQNPGWE; encoded by the coding sequence ATGAAGAGATTAAGATTATATATCGTGATAGCCGGGGTAATAACTCTGGGCCTTTTATCATCATGTACAGACAGTTTTCTGAACGTAGAGCCAAAAACTCAGCTTCTGGATGCAAACTTTTACAAAACACAGGCCGATGCTGAGATGGCATTGGTGGGATGTTATGATGGTTATCAAATTACTGTTACTGCATTTTCGTTCTATTTAACTTCAGTAGTTGCATCTGACGAATGCCTCGGTGGTGGTGGTGCAAATGACGGCAGAGGCTTACAATTAATGGATCGGTTTGACAAGAGCCAGTCACCGGCAGATGTTGATATTTTCAACGACGGATGGAAGTTGTATTACGCTGGTATCTACCGGTGTAACACCTTGTTGAAAAAGCTTCCTGAAGTTGTGGAATGGGATTCCGGAGAAGCTGCTACGGATTCGATAGCAAAGAACCGCATTGAAGGTGAAGCGCGTTTCATACGGGCGTTGGAATACTTTGAATTGGTTCGTCTTTTCGAACGTGTTCCATTGTTGACTGTGCCTACCACGGACTACGTTCCACAGGCAGACCCTGCAGATGCGTATAAGTTAATCGTTGAGGATCTTAAATTCGCGATTGAAAACATCCCGGCAGATGCTTATCCGAAAGCCCAGTCGGCTACAAACGACGGGCGTGCAACGCGTTATGCCGCAGAGGCCTTGTTGGCCCGTGTTTACCTGTTTTATACAGGCTACTATGGAAAGGATGATCTTGGGGTTAGCAAACAGGAAGTGTTGGCTGGTCTTGAAGATGTTATCTCCAGCAACGAGTTTAGTATTGTTGAGGATTTTAAAACACTCTGGCCAGCTGCAAGTTATGTTCCAAATGCCGATGATAATTCGTTGGACAAATCAGCCTACGCCGGCAAAGGGAACGAAGAAGTTGTATTTGCTCAAAAATTCAACAGCACATCAGACTATAACGGGAACACCGATGGAAACCGATGGTTGGTGATGATGGGAATGCGGGGTACAAATTTCTCTCCCTACGGAAAAGGCTGGGGAGCTTGTACGGTCAATTCTCAGTTTGTTGAAAGTTATGCTGCCGGAGATGAACGTATAACTGCTTCTGTTATCGACTTGGTTGGCGAAGGTATTGAAAGCTCATTCAATATGGATGACCAGCGTGAATATACCGGATATACGGTCAAGAAATACACGCCTACAGCCTTACCTGACGGAACATCGGATACCGGTGGTGCGAAAGATTTCCAGATTTCGCAGGATCAGGATTACATTCTTATTCGTTATGCCGATGTATTACTCATGGCTGCTGAGCTGGGTTCTTCCAATGCCTTGGATTACTTTAATCAGGTTCACACCCGTGCAGGACTTGAAGCCGTTTCATCGGTTTCTGAAAGCGATATCATGAACGAACGCAAGTTTGAGTTTGCCTTTGAAGGGCTTCGTTACTGGGACTTGCTGCGTACTGGAGTAGACAATGCGGCTGACGCAATTGCGGCGGCTTCGCAAACTGTTGTGAGTGGCGGCGTTGAGGAACAGGTTACTTATGATGTTTCCAAATTTATGGCTACAAAAGGATTTATGCAGATTCCTAATACGCAGATTACGCTCTCAAACGGAACGTTGACACAAAATCCAGGATGGGAATAA
- a CDS encoding TonB-dependent receptor, with protein MKKTCSFLIWRGATIRSLYVILLMVIWGVPTFGQNIAVSGEVKSQRDGEFLPGVSIVVKGTSRGTITDVDGKYALQDVPGDGVLVFSFVGMKKTEIEVAGRSTIDVTMEENAIGLEEIVAVGYGVQKKKLVTGATVQVKGEELAKMNTTNPLQALQGKTPGVNISSTSGQPGAGMKVTIRGLGTIGSSQPLYIVDGVEGDITTLNAADIESIDVLKDAASAAIYGSQAANGVILITTKQGQKGKGQVSFDAYRGIQNVERKVPLLNAQEYRMIMDEQQINSGLNPFDWEAKDGYLADTDWMGEMLKEDAKTENYSLNISGGSETSIYAMSLNYTSQEGVVGGSEVSNYDRYGFRLNTEHKVYKDVLVVGQHLNLNFIDTKGISDGNQYNNTLRSAFNTSPLAPVYSDNNIYGSPFNDTYDSKWNKADGNPYGAMLTNHSINRSQRLLGDVYAELEPIKNLKVKTVFGLNYYSSNYRGFTPYYRFSIYSYNEDHETVNQGMSSGFTLTWTNTVGYNFDINEDHAFSVLLGTESVRYQGIGVSGSNWNLVPQLDDFGHAYLDNTTGEAHLGDDGTTVIKTKSVGGAPSVDYRRLSYFGRIGYNYKEKYILNATLRADGSSKFAPGNHWGYFPSVSAGWTISEESFMSSSRGWLEQLKLRASWGQVGNQSIPDFKYASLISTSTAVSANNPAAFYNFGNAGVNTAGAYQGQLSNESLRWETSEQTDIGFDSRFLKGRLAVSGDFYVKTTKDWLVQAPVPATAGAKAPWINGGSVKNKGVELSINWNDNINDFNYFIGVNGAYNKNSVGLIPTADGIVHGLTNMLYANSEEFYRTENGHAIGYFWGYETDGLFQNQEDIDAWMAAGKGILQPGGAMAGDVKFIDQNMDGVIDNEDKVDLGNGIPKVSGGFNFGFQYKNFDFGVDASFAMGNKIVQSYGQVGQQSNYTTAILQRWTGEGTSNRIPRVTVNNRNWIFSDLYVHDGDYLRISNLSLGYDFSKLINLKAISQCRLYTSVQNAFTFTKYNGMDPEIGYGVESWVSGIDLGYYPRPRTVLVGVNLKF; from the coding sequence ATGAAAAAAACGTGTAGTTTTTTAATATGGCGCGGGGCTACAATTAGGAGTCTTTATGTCATTTTATTAATGGTAATATGGGGCGTTCCTACTTTCGGACAAAACATTGCAGTTTCCGGAGAGGTAAAATCTCAACGCGATGGAGAATTTTTGCCCGGTGTTAGCATTGTTGTAAAGGGAACAAGCAGGGGAACAATCACTGATGTTGATGGAAAATATGCATTGCAGGATGTGCCCGGAGATGGAGTCCTCGTCTTTTCTTTTGTGGGGATGAAAAAGACCGAAATTGAGGTCGCAGGAAGAAGTACGATAGATGTTACAATGGAAGAAAACGCTATCGGACTGGAAGAAATTGTTGCTGTTGGTTACGGCGTTCAAAAGAAAAAGCTGGTAACCGGTGCTACCGTTCAGGTGAAAGGTGAGGAGTTGGCGAAAATGAACACGACAAACCCATTGCAGGCTTTACAGGGAAAAACACCTGGTGTGAACATTTCATCTACTTCCGGGCAACCGGGAGCCGGCATGAAAGTAACCATCCGCGGTTTAGGTACCATTGGTAGTTCACAGCCATTGTATATTGTTGATGGAGTAGAAGGTGATATTACCACCCTGAATGCTGCAGATATCGAATCTATTGATGTGTTAAAGGATGCTGCTTCGGCCGCGATTTATGGATCGCAGGCAGCTAATGGCGTTATTCTTATAACAACAAAACAAGGTCAGAAAGGAAAAGGTCAGGTTTCATTCGATGCATACCGCGGCATTCAAAATGTGGAAAGGAAAGTTCCGTTGTTGAATGCACAGGAATACCGGATGATTATGGATGAGCAACAGATTAACTCTGGTCTCAATCCTTTCGACTGGGAAGCGAAGGATGGCTATCTCGCCGATACAGACTGGATGGGGGAGATGCTTAAGGAAGATGCTAAAACCGAAAATTATTCGCTAAATATTAGTGGTGGTTCTGAAACTTCAATTTATGCAATGTCGCTCAATTATACTTCGCAAGAAGGAGTGGTTGGCGGTTCCGAAGTGTCTAACTACGACCGGTATGGATTCAGGTTGAACACCGAACACAAAGTGTACAAAGATGTGCTTGTTGTGGGGCAGCATTTAAACCTGAACTTTATTGACACTAAAGGCATTAGCGATGGAAATCAATACAATAATACATTGCGTAGTGCATTCAATACTTCACCTTTAGCGCCGGTATATAGCGACAATAATATTTACGGTAGTCCTTTTAACGATACCTATGATTCTAAATGGAATAAGGCCGATGGCAACCCCTACGGTGCCATGCTGACCAACCATAGCATAAACAGAAGCCAAAGGCTTTTGGGAGATGTTTATGCCGAATTGGAACCTATTAAAAACCTGAAGGTAAAAACCGTTTTTGGACTTAACTATTATTCTTCCAATTACCGCGGTTTCACTCCCTATTATCGGTTTTCGATTTATTCGTACAACGAAGACCATGAAACTGTTAATCAGGGTATGAGCAGCGGATTTACGCTAACCTGGACGAACACAGTCGGCTACAACTTCGATATTAATGAAGATCATGCTTTCAGTGTATTGCTCGGAACTGAATCAGTAAGATATCAAGGTATTGGAGTGTCGGGCAGTAACTGGAACCTGGTACCGCAATTGGATGATTTTGGACATGCCTATCTGGATAATACAACAGGAGAAGCTCATCTCGGTGATGACGGAACAACGGTTATTAAAACAAAATCTGTTGGAGGTGCCCCTTCGGTTGATTATCGCCGTCTTTCTTACTTTGGAAGAATCGGATACAACTACAAGGAGAAATATATTTTAAACGCGACATTGAGAGCTGATGGATCTTCAAAGTTTGCTCCAGGTAACCATTGGGGGTATTTCCCGTCGGTTTCTGCCGGTTGGACAATCAGCGAAGAGTCTTTTATGAGTTCATCAAGAGGCTGGCTCGAACAACTGAAACTACGTGCAAGCTGGGGGCAGGTTGGTAATCAGAGTATTCCTGATTTTAAATACGCTTCACTGATCAGTACTTCAACTGCAGTTAGCGCCAACAACCCGGCAGCATTTTACAACTTTGGAAACGCAGGAGTAAACACGGCGGGAGCTTATCAGGGACAGTTGTCAAACGAAAGCTTGCGTTGGGAAACATCGGAACAGACTGACATCGGTTTTGATTCCCGCTTTTTGAAGGGGCGTTTAGCCGTTAGCGGAGACTTCTATGTTAAAACTACCAAAGACTGGTTGGTACAAGCACCAGTGCCAGCAACTGCCGGTGCAAAAGCTCCGTGGATTAATGGCGGTAGTGTGAAAAACAAAGGGGTTGAATTGTCAATCAACTGGAACGACAATATTAATGATTTCAACTATTTCATCGGGGTGAATGGCGCTTATAATAAAAATTCAGTGGGGCTAATACCAACCGCAGATGGAATTGTTCATGGCTTGACCAATATGCTTTACGCAAACTCAGAAGAATTCTACAGGACTGAAAACGGACATGCCATTGGTTATTTCTGGGGATACGAAACTGATGGACTTTTCCAGAATCAGGAAGATATTGATGCATGGATGGCTGCCGGAAAGGGAATTTTACAGCCCGGTGGTGCGATGGCTGGTGATGTGAAATTTATTGATCAGAATATGGATGGTGTCATTGACAACGAAGATAAAGTCGATTTGGGCAACGGTATTCCAAAAGTAAGTGGTGGATTTAACTTCGGCTTTCAATATAAAAACTTCGATTTTGGTGTAGATGCCAGTTTTGCGATGGGCAACAAAATCGTTCAATCATATGGACAGGTTGGGCAGCAATCAAATTACACCACTGCTATCTTACAGCGTTGGACCGGCGAAGGTACATCAAATCGTATTCCACGCGTAACGGTTAATAATAGGAACTGGATATTCTCTGATCTGTACGTGCACGATGGAGATTATTTACGTATTAGCAATCTTAGCCTTGGTTATGACTTTTCAAAACTGATTAATCTGAAAGCGATCAGCCAATGTCGTTTGTATACTTCTGTACAGAATGCCTTTACATTTACCAAGTACAATGGTATGGATCCTGAAATCGGATATGGTGTTGAATCCTGGGTTTCCGGTATTGATTTAGGATATTATCCACGTCCCAGAACGGTACTGGTTGGAGTTAATCTTAAATTTTAA
- a CDS encoding TonB-dependent receptor — protein sequence MKKTRSFLIWHGAIIRSLYVILLMVIWGVPTFGQNSAISGVVKSQRDGEFLPGVSIVLKGTDRGTITDADGKYSLGDVPGDGVLIFSFVGMKKTEIEVDGRSKIDVTLEDEAIGLEEVVVSVGYGWEKRKNVTGAVSSVNAEEISQSQSVTLEQSLQGRIPGMMVTQSSGQPGGGANVQIRGITGFGSSGPLYVLDGVQLQGIAGVGGGTNPLAGINPSDIESVDVLKDASATAIYGSKGTDGVIIITTKRGRIAPPKITYEFSAGTQQLAEKLPVMNLREFATFVNERNAGIGWGFDERPELANPEYLGEGTDWQDVLFRNAPTSSHTLTVSGGDTRTQYMLSGAYQSEEGIALGSDFERISLRLNLDNKTTNWLKIGTSLQLVNIDENINSTNSSVIRAALEQTPDIAVQNNDGSWGGSASTAGWVAQKVNPYAIALINKNEANRKQVFGNLYAEITFTKDLVLRNEASGNFTIATTDIFNPSYKMGNLERLISEGISRFNEGVYTSLKNYLTYSHQFADIYSLKVMAGHEASLDKSRMLEASRKNYPSNNVQVINGGDPTTATNKGTKGHRSNEAFFGRLNFGLNDKYLFTGNIREDGASIYAEDKRWIMSYSGALAWKINNENFLKGVNGVNVLKLRLGYGLTNRQAGRDYAYTSTLATVPTGVSTVSQLTQNIGNPDLEWEQTKSSNIGLDGTFFNWRLNFAVDFYLKKTDGLAMRTSLPMYSGTTTGYSPGSLDAPWVNVGAMENKGFDFRISSTNIMKRNFTWKTDLTVSRNINKVVKLNADGAPIMGRFSKTVVGRSIGEFYGYMVDGGVFASAIDVFGDEENGVKPHARPSKNGEILPFANASGSIWYGDLKFKDLNGDGIIDENDQTYLGSPIPKVQMGLNNTFNYRNFDLNVFLSASIGNKVFNELRVTAENPRSSYGYFRELSNYAKLELIDPEGSDTDPYNVIVTNPDTDIPGVRNDNTNDNVRFSDKFIEDGSFLRCKNISLGYTFSENLLKRIHIDALRVYGNVTNAFTITKYSGMDPEVGSWDPINAGIDNGYYPQARRFTLGLNITLSK from the coding sequence ATGAAAAAAACGCGTAGTTTTTTAATATGGCATGGGGCTATAATTAGGAGTCTTTATGTCATTTTATTAATGGTAATATGGGGTGTTCCCACCTTCGGACAAAATAGTGCAATTTCCGGGGTGGTAAAATCTCAGCGCGATGGAGAGTTTTTGCCTGGTGTTAGCATTGTTCTTAAGGGTACTGACCGGGGAACAATCACTGATGCTGATGGAAAATATTCATTGGGAGATGTTCCCGGAGATGGTGTTCTCATTTTTTCTTTCGTGGGGATGAAAAAGACCGAAATAGAGGTTGATGGAAGAAGTAAAATTGATGTTACACTGGAAGATGAGGCTATCGGACTGGAAGAAGTAGTTGTTTCTGTTGGCTACGGTTGGGAAAAACGCAAAAACGTTACCGGGGCAGTATCATCTGTTAACGCTGAGGAAATCAGCCAATCGCAGTCGGTAACTCTTGAGCAGTCGCTTCAGGGGCGTATCCCGGGGATGATGGTAACACAATCATCAGGACAGCCCGGGGGAGGTGCCAACGTGCAAATTCGCGGGATTACGGGTTTTGGTAGTTCTGGCCCCTTGTATGTACTGGATGGAGTGCAACTACAAGGAATTGCCGGGGTTGGAGGCGGCACTAACCCGCTGGCCGGTATAAATCCTTCGGATATTGAATCGGTTGACGTTTTAAAAGATGCGTCTGCCACAGCCATTTACGGTTCAAAAGGTACCGATGGGGTTATTATCATTACAACTAAAAGAGGCCGGATAGCCCCCCCTAAAATTACCTACGAATTTTCCGCCGGTACCCAACAACTAGCAGAAAAACTACCAGTGATGAACCTAAGAGAATTTGCGACTTTTGTAAACGAGCGAAATGCCGGTATTGGCTGGGGATTCGACGAAAGGCCTGAGCTGGCTAATCCTGAATACCTTGGCGAAGGTACCGATTGGCAGGATGTTCTTTTTCGAAACGCACCTACATCATCGCATACACTCACTGTAAGTGGGGGCGATACACGAACCCAATATATGCTATCGGGAGCGTACCAGAGCGAGGAAGGTATTGCATTGGGGTCGGATTTTGAACGGATTTCTTTGCGTTTAAACCTTGACAATAAAACAACTAATTGGCTAAAAATAGGTACCAGCCTGCAACTGGTGAATATTGATGAAAATATTAACAGCACCAACTCCAGTGTTATTAGGGCAGCTTTGGAGCAAACCCCTGATATAGCTGTGCAGAATAACGATGGCAGCTGGGGAGGTTCTGCCAGTACAGCTGGTTGGGTCGCTCAAAAAGTTAATCCTTACGCCATTGCGTTAATCAATAAAAATGAGGCCAACCGGAAGCAGGTTTTTGGTAACCTTTATGCCGAAATTACCTTTACCAAAGACCTAGTGTTACGCAACGAAGCTTCAGGGAACTTTACCATAGCCACTACAGATATTTTTAACCCAAGTTACAAAATGGGGAATTTGGAGCGATTGATAAGCGAAGGGATATCCCGCTTTAATGAAGGTGTTTATACGTCTTTAAAAAATTACCTTACCTACTCCCACCAGTTTGCCGATATATACAGTTTAAAGGTAATGGCCGGACATGAAGCATCTCTGGATAAATCAAGAATGTTGGAAGCTTCACGTAAAAACTACCCGTCGAACAATGTGCAGGTTATAAATGGTGGCGACCCCACAACGGCAACAAACAAAGGAACGAAAGGCCATCGCTCCAACGAAGCGTTTTTTGGCCGCTTGAATTTTGGGTTAAATGATAAATACTTGTTTACCGGAAACATTCGCGAGGATGGGGCTTCTATATATGCCGAAGATAAGCGATGGATTATGTCGTATTCCGGCGCCCTGGCGTGGAAAATCAATAACGAGAATTTTTTAAAAGGAGTAAATGGGGTTAACGTATTGAAACTTCGCCTGGGCTATGGCTTAACCAACAGGCAGGCGGGGCGCGATTACGCTTACACATCAACGCTGGCTACCGTGCCAACAGGTGTAAGTACCGTATCGCAACTTACCCAAAACATTGGGAATCCCGATTTGGAATGGGAACAAACGAAAAGCTCCAACATTGGGCTCGACGGGACATTCTTTAACTGGCGGCTGAATTTTGCAGTTGATTTTTACCTGAAGAAAACAGATGGACTGGCCATGAGAACATCGTTGCCTATGTACTCCGGAACAACTACTGGCTATAGTCCCGGCTCATTGGACGCACCATGGGTAAACGTGGGGGCTATGGAAAATAAAGGATTTGATTTCAGGATCAGCTCCACCAATATCATGAAAAGGAATTTCACCTGGAAAACAGACCTGACAGTATCGCGCAACATAAATAAAGTTGTAAAACTTAATGCAGATGGGGCACCTATTATGGGCCGATTCAGTAAGACGGTGGTTGGGAGATCGATCGGCGAATTTTACGGGTATATGGTTGATGGCGGCGTATTTGCCTCTGCCATTGATGTTTTTGGTGATGAAGAAAATGGCGTTAAACCCCACGCCAGGCCATCAAAGAATGGCGAAATACTTCCATTTGCAAATGCCTCAGGAAGTATTTGGTATGGCGACCTTAAGTTTAAAGATTTGAATGGTGACGGAATAATTGATGAGAACGACCAAACGTATCTGGGTTCGCCAATTCCGAAAGTACAAATGGGTTTAAACAACACCTTTAATTATAGAAACTTCGATTTAAATGTGTTCTTAAGTGCAAGCATTGGCAACAAAGTATTTAATGAATTGCGTGTAACCGCTGAAAATCCGCGTTCGAGTTATGGTTATTTCCGTGAGTTAAGCAATTATGCCAAACTTGAACTGATCGATCCGGAAGGATCAGATACAGATCCTTACAATGTTATTGTTACCAATCCCGACACAGATATTCCGGGAGTTCGAAATGACAATACAAACGACAACGTGAGGTTCTCGGACAAATTTATAGAAGACGGGTCTTTCTTAAGGTGCAAAAACATTTCATTGGGGTATACTTTCTCCGAGAACCTGCTGAAACGGATCCACATCGATGCGTTGCGGGTTTATGGAAACGTGACCAATGCTTTTACTATCACAAAATATTCAGGGATGGACCCCGAAGTTGGATCGTGGGATCCAATTAATGCCGGTATTGATAAC